The DNA region CGGCATGACCCGGATCAGGTTCGAAGGGTTCGGATGCCAGAACGCGTCCGAATGGACGCATCCAAGCCTGCCGTCTCAGCCGCGAACAGCGGCGCCCCTCGGACAGACGCAATGTGAGGCCTCGGGCCCGATTGTCAATGCCTCTCTCTTGGGCCTCCTCTCTTGGGTCCCTGTTGACCAATGGGCGCGATACCCATATCCGGGCATGGCCAGCCGGCCGGACGGCCGCCGCTTCGCGCGGAGGAAAGTCCGGGCTCCACGGAGACACGGCGCCGGATAACGTCCGGCGGGGGTGACCCCAGGGACAGCGCCACAGAGAGAAAACCGCCCCGCATGCGGGGTAAGGGTGAAAGGGTGCGGTAAGAGCGCACCGCGGTGCCGGCAACGGCAACGGCATGGCAAGCCCCGCCGGGAGCAAGACCGAATAGGGGTGGTGGAGCCCGCAAGGGCTCGGGCCTGTCTTCCGGCCCTGCCACCCGGGTTGGTTGCTCGAGACGGTCGGCAACGACCGCCCCAGAGGAATGGCCGTCACGTCCGTCTGCCTGCAAGGGTGGGCGGGCCCTACAGAACCCGGCTTACAGGCCGGCTGGCTCCTTTTGCCTGAGATGCAGCGGAAAAAGCGCCGGGCCTCACCTCTCCCGCAGTTGAGACCTTTGCGGAACATGCGGCCATCCTCCCCCTGGAAGGGGGAGGAATGAGGTGGGGGTCTAACGCATACGGCAGCGAAGATTGAATTCCACAAAAGTCCCGCAAGGGGAGAGGTGGCGGTGGCGCCCATTGAGGGCTCTGGCGCTCCAAAATCGCATTCCCGTCCCAATTCCCACGCATGAGGTCTTTGGACGCCCGGACCGTAGCGATTGGGTGCCTCTGACGCGCGGCTCCGGCCTGACGCTCGCCTGTGACCACCCGTTGCTGCACTGCAGCGAAACCGTTCCTTAACATTAAGGAGTTGATATCAATTCCTCGACATCTCGAATTATGTGGCCGCTCGACGGCGCGTCTCTCCTTCAATCCGAGCGAAAGCCATGCTTGCTCACCACAACGCTCTGGTGCCGGCACGCCCAGCAGGCAAGTTTGTGAGGGGCGGGCTGGCGAAAGAAGCCTTGATCCGGCCCCGCGGCGTGGGTGAAGAGGCAGTGTTGGAACGAAACAGCGAATTGAGCAGCGAGGCGGATCATCCCCTGCACGTTCCCGTGCTCCTCACCGAGGTGATGGAGGCGCTCGGCGCCAAGGATGGCGGCACTTATATCGACGCAACCTTCGGCGCCGGCGGCTACAGCGCCGCCATCCTGCGCGCCCAAGAGGCGGCTCGGCTCCAGGCGACGCGGCTTTTGGCGCTCGACCGCGACCGCCAGGCGGTGCGCGACGGGGCGGAGCTCGTGGCACAATCCGCCGGGCGCCTCACGCTGGTCGAAGGCCGCTTCGGCGAGATCGCCGAGATCGCTCGCGAGCACGGCTTAGATCCCGTCGACGGCGTGGTCTTCGACATCGGCGTCTCGTCGATGCAGATCGACAGGGCGGAACGCGGCTTCTCCTTCCGCCATGACGGTCCGCTCGACATGCGCATGAGCCCGGACGGCCCAACGGCTGCCGATCTGGTCGCCTCGGAAAGCCTCGACACCATCGCCGACATCCTGCGCGTCTTCGGCGAGGAGCGGCATGCCGGACGCATCTCGCGCGCCATCGTGGCGGCGCGAGAGGTGACCCCGATCCTCACGACGCGGGCCCTGCAGCGCATCGTCGCCTCGGCCGTGCCGCCCTCGCGTGACGGCATCGATCCGGCGACCCGCACCTTCCAGGCGCTGCGCATCGCGGTCAATGATGAGCTGGGCGAGCTGTTGCGCGGTCTGGTCGGGGCAGCCTCGCTGCTCGCTCCCGGAGGACGGCTCGTGGTCGTCACCTTTCATTCGCTCGAGGACCGGATCGTCAAACGCTTCCTGCAGGGCAAGACGGCCCCCGAGCCCGCCGTGTCGCGGCATCTGCCGGGCGAAGCTGCGCCCTCCCGCGCCTTCACCCGCATCGCCGGGCCGATCGGGGCGGGCCCAGCCGAGATCGCCCGCAATCCGCGCGCCCGCTCGGCCAAGCTGCGCTTCGGTGAGCGCGGCAGCGCGCCGCTCGCCACCGACATCTCGGCGCTGGCCGACCTGACGAGCCTGCCGCAGCGCGGGCCGGGGCGCCGGAGGCGCGCATGATCAGGCTCCTCAATCTCGCGGCCATCTTGAGCCTGGTCGGTTCGGCGCTCTATGCCTATCACATCAAATACGACACGCTTTACGACACCGAGGAAGCCGCGAAGCTGCTGCGCCAGGTCGAGGCCGAGAAGGTGACGATCGCCACCCTGCATGGCGAATGGCAGACCGTCACGGCGCCGGGACGGCTGCAGCCGCTTGCCGACAAATATCTCGATCTCGTGCCGCTCAATGTACGCCGCACCGCCGTTTCGGCCGCGGACCTGCCGCGAAAGGAGGCCGACAGCGACGAGATCGGCCGCAAGCTCGACGCCCTCGGCCTCGGCGAAACCATGACGCCCGCGGGGCGCGGCGCCAGCGGAAGCACGCCCGCGGGGAGCCGCAAGCCATGATCGAAAGAGCCGCTCAAGGTGAGGCGGACAGCGCCGCGCCGGCAAGGCGGATCGGCCGCTTGCCGACGATGCTGCGCAACCTCCTGCGCATGCATGTGGACAAGAGCAGCGCCCGCATCATCTTGGTGGCGCTCGCCTTCGGCGCGGTCTACTTCGCTATCATCGGCCGCCTCGTCGAAATCGGCCTGACGGGCCAGGAGCAGGCCAGCGCCCACCGGGCTTCGGAGGTGGTCGCCTCCAATCCCCGCCCCGACATCGTCGACCGCAACGGCGAAATCCTGGCGACCGACGTGCAGGCCGTCTCGGTATTCGCCGAGCCGAACAAGCTCGTCGACAAGGATGAGGCGGTCGAGCTGATCACCTCGGTGCTGCCCGACCTCGATGCGCGGGCGCTGCGCGAGAAATTCGCGAAACGCAAAGGCTTCGTCTGGGTCAAGCGCGACATCACGAAAGCGCAGCGCGACGAGATCTATCATCTCGGCCTGCCGGGCGTCGGCTTCCTCGACGAGAAACGGCGCATCTATCCGAATGGCAACGCCGCAGCCCATATCCTCGGCGCCGTCAACACCGACAATATCGGCATCGCCGGCATCGAGAAATATATCGACACGCATGGCCTCGAGGCGCTGCGCGAGGCGGGCCTGCCAATGACGGCCGACAGCCTCAAGCCGGTGCAGCTCGCGCTCGACCTGCGCGCCCAGCATGCGCTGCGCGACGAATTGGCAAAGGGCATGGAGCACTTCAAGGCGAAGGCCGCGGGCGCCGCCATCATGGATGTGAATACCGGCGAGGTCGTCGCCATGGTGTCGTTGCCCGATTTCGACCCGAACCAGCCGGCCGACGCGCTCGACCCCAACAACATCAACCGCATGACGGTCGGCGTCTTCGAGATGGGCTCGACCTATAAGGCGCTCACCACGGCGATGGCGCTCGATGCCGGCAAGATCAACTTGAACACACGCATCGATACCCGCTCGAATCTACGCTACGGGAAATTCACCATCCACGACTACCATGCGACCCACCAAATCCTGACGGTGCCCGAAATCTTCCTTCACTCCTCGAATATTGGTACCGCCAAGGAAGCTCTCATGGTCGGCGTTGAAGGTCACAAAGCCTTCCTCAAAAAAGCCGGGCAGTTCGACCGTATGCGCACCGAGCTTGAAAGCGCCCAACCTCTCTACCCCAAGCGTTGGGTCGAGCTGAATACCGTCACCGCCGCTTTCGGACAGGGAATAGCCGTTGCGCCCTTGCAGGCCGCGATGGCGGTCTGCGCCGTGGTCAATGGCGGCCACCTCGAAACCCCGACCTTCCTGCGTCGCAGCGAGGCCGATGCGCTCGCCCAGTCAACCCAGCTCATCAAACCCGAAACCAGCGAGCAGATGCGCTATATCCTGCGCCTCAACGCCGAAAAAGGCTCGGGCCGCAAGGCCGACGTGCCGGGCTATTATGTCGGCGCCAAGACCGGCACGGCCGCGAAGATCATCCACGGTCACTATTCGAGCAACAAGAATTTCACGACCTTCACGGCCATTCTGCCGGCCGACAAGCCGAAATATCTCTTCCTCGTCGTTTATGACGAACCGCAGGCCGTCTCGGGAACTTATGGCTTCTCGACCGCGGCCTGGAATGCCGGCACTGTGACCGGCATCGCCATCGACCGCATCGCGCCGATTCTCGGGATACCGCCACGATTCGACCAGCCTGTGCTGCCATTCCCTCATGTCGCGCAGGCGGCAACGGGATTGAAGCAGTGACCAAGTGGACGGATTGGGATTTTGAGCGCTGGCGCTCACCTCTCCCCTTGCGGGAGAGGTCGGCTTCGATGAGCGAAGCGAAGAGAAACCGGGTGAGGGGGGCAGCGCCGGCTCGGAGGATTCCCTCGCTTCTAGTCGGAATGGCGACCCTGACCCAGCTTACGAAGGCAGGTGCTGCCCCCCTCACCCGGATCACTCGCTGCGCTCGTGTTCCGACCTCTCCCGCAAGGGGAGAGGTGTGGCCGACCGCTTTTTGCAAACCCACGCCGAACCCCCGAAACGGGGCATGCGCATGGCGATGACCCTCTCCGAGCTCGTCTGCGGCACCGCCGTTCCGGCCGGCGCGTCCGGCCTCACGATCTCGGGCCTCGCCCTCGACAGCCGGACCGTCCAGCCGGGCGATCTGTTCTTCGCGGTGCCGGGCACACACAGCGACGGGCTCTCCTTCGCGCGCGCCGCGGTCGCCGCAGGGGCGGTGGCGATCGTCGCCGACAAGGCGCCGGCCGCGTCTTTCGGCGTCCCCAGCCTCGTCGTCGCCGATGTGCGTGCCGCGCTCGCGGAAGCTGCGGCACGTTTCTATGCACGCCAGCCGCGCACTATCGTCGCCGTCACCGGCACGGCCGGCAAGACCTCGGTCGCCGATTTCACACGCCAAATCTTCGAGGCGCTCGGGCATAAGGCCGCGAGCCTGGGTACGCTCGGCATCATCAAGCCGGGCAGCGCCGCTTACGGCTCCTTGACGACGCCCGACCCGATCGCCCTGCATCGCAGCCTCGAGGCGCTGGCGCAGGAGGGCATCACCCATCTCGCCATGGAGGCGTCCTCGCACGGCATCGAGCAGAAGCGGCTTGACGGCGTGCGTCTGGTAGCCGCGGCTTTCACCAATCTCGGCCGCGACCATCTCGATTATCACGCCGATATGGACGCCTATTTCGCCGCGAAGCTGCGCCTGTTCCGTGAGCTGCTGCCGCAGGGATGCCCGGCCGTCGTCAATGCCGACGGGGCGTGGTCGGAGCGCCTGATCGCCGACTGCAAGGCGCAAAACCGACCGCTCTTCACCGTGGGGCGAGCTGGCGCCGATCTCCGCCTTGCCGGAGCGCGGCGCGACGGCTTCCGCCAGCATCTGGAGCTCGAGTTCAACGGCAGGCCTCTCGAAGTCGAGTTGGGGCTCGCCGGCGAGTTCCAGGTCGAGAATGCGCTGACGGCCGCAGGGCTCGTCATGACGACGCAGGAGAAGCCGGATGCCGTGCTCGCGGCGCTTGCGACGTTGAAGGGCGTGCCCGGGCGGCTCGAGCTCGCGGGTGAGGCGCGAGGCGGGCTCGTCTTCGTCGATTATTCGCATAAGCCCGAAGCGCTCGCGAACGCCATCTCGGCGCTGCGGCCCTTCACCAGCGGCCGTCTCGTCGTGGTCTTCGGCTGCGGCGGAGATCGCGATCCGGGCAAGCGCCCGATCATGGGCCGGATCGCCGTCGAGACCGCCGACCGCGTCATCGTCACCGACGATAATCCGCGCTCCGAGGACCCGGCCGCCATCCGTCGCGCCGTGCTCGCCGGCGCACCCGGCGCCATCGAGATCGGCGACCGGGCCGAGGCCATCTGCGCTGCCGTGCACGGCATCGGCGCCGGCGACGTCGTGCTCGTCGCCGGCAAGGGCCATGAGACGGGGCAGATCATCGGCTCGCGCACTTTGCATTTCTCGGATCACGAGGCGGTCGCAGCCGCCATCAAGGAGATTGCCGCGTGAGCGCGCCGCTCTGGACCCTGGCCGAGGCCGCGTCCGCCATGGGCGCAGCGCCGCGCGGACCCATTGCGGCTGCCATCAACGGCGTCTCGATCGACACACGCAGCCTGGCGCCAGCCGATCTCTTCTTCGCGATCAAGGGCGAGAATCGCGACGGCCATGACTTCGTCGACCAGGCGATTGAGAAGGGGGCGACCGCCGTCGTCTCGATCGCCCGCAGCTTCGACATGCCGCAGACGCATAGGCTGTTGGTTGTGGAGGACCCATTCGAGGCCCTGCGGCGCCTCGGCCGGGCAGGGCGGGCGCGCACCGCTGCACGCGTCGTCGCCGTGACCGGCTCGGTCGGCAAGACCGGCACCAAAGAGGCCTTGCGTCATGTGCTCGCCGGGCAGGGGCTGACGCATGCGGCCGTCGCCTCCTACAACAATCATTGGGGGGTGCCGCTGACCTTGGCGCGCATGCCGAAAGATACAGTCTTCGGCGTCGCCGAGATCGGCATGAACGCGCCGGGCGAGATCAGGCCGCTATCCGCCATGGTGCATCCGCACGCCGCGATCGTCACCACGGTCGAGCCGGTTCATCTCGAATTCTTCCCCTCGGTCGAGGCCATCGCCGACGCCAAGGCCGAGATCTTCAGCGGCATCGAGCCCGGCGGAACCGCGATCGTCAATATCGACAACCCGCATGCCGCAAGGCTCTCAGCCCATGCGCTGGCGAGCCCGGCCGGGCGCGTCGTCAGCTTCGGCGCCACCGAGAGGGCGAATCTGCGGCTCGTCTCCCTCGAGGAAGACGAGAACGGCTCTGCCGCGATCATCGAGGTCTTCGGGCGCCCTATCGCCTGTCGCATCGGCATGCCGGGCCGCCATATCGCCATCAATATGCTCAGCGTGCTTGCCGCCGTGCATGCGCTCGGCGCCGATGTCGAGGCAGCCGCTGCCGCCCTCGCGACGCTCAACCCCCCGCAAGGGCGCGGCGCCCGCATCGAGCTGCATCCGCCAGGTGGCGCCGCGACGCTGATCGACGAGAGCTACAACGCGAACCCTGCCTCGATGCGCGCCATGCTGTCGAATCTCGCGCGCCTCGCGCCCGGCGCCGGCGGCCGCCGGGTGGTGGTGCTCGGCGACATGCGGGAGCTCGGCGAGAACGGGCCGCGCTTCCATGCCGAGCTCGCGACCGCCATCGAGCAATCGGGCATCGACCTCGTGCATGCCTCGGGCCCCCTGATGCGCCATCTCTACGAGGCCCTTCCCTCGAGCCGCCGCGGCCATTATGCAGCGAGCTCCGCCGAGCTCGAGCCGGCGGTCGTCGAGGAAATCCGGGCCGGCGATGTCGTCGCCGTCAAGGGATCGCTCGGCAGCCGCATGGGCCGCATCGTGCAGGCTCTGCGCACGCGCCATGGAGCGCCGGCCACGGATTCGGCGCCGAAGGACGATTCGAGGCCCCCATGCTGAAGCTGCTCTCCGAGTTCTCTCAATATTTCACCATCCTCAACGTCTTCCGCTACATCACCTTCCGCGTGGTGGGGGCGACGGCGACGGCGCTGCTCTTCGTGTTCATGTTCGGCCCGGCCATCATCGACACGCTGCGGCTGAAGCAGGGCAAGGGCCAGCCGATCCGCGATGACGGGCCGCAATCGCATCTGCTCACCAAGAAGGGCACGCCCACCATGGGCGGCCTGATGATCCTGTCGGGGCTGTTCGTCGCCACCTTGCTCTGGGCCGATCTGCGCAGCCCGTTCGTCTGGATCGTGCTCGGCGTGACGCTCGGCTATGCGGCGATCGGCTTCTACGACGATTTCCTCAAGGTGACGAAACAGTCGCATAAGGGGTTCTCGGGCCGGCTGCGTCTGCTCATCGAAACCGCCATCGCGCTCGTCGCCACCACCATGACGATGCGCCTGACGCCGGGCGGATTGTCGTCCTCCTTCGGCGTGCCCTTCCTGAAGGACGTGCTGCTCCCGCTCGGCTTCGCTTTTCCGTTGATCGCGAGCTTCATCATCGTGGGCGCCGGCAATGCCGTGAACCTCACCGACGGTCTCGACGGGCTCGCCATCGTGCCGGTGATGATTGCGGCCGCGACCTTCGGCCTGATCGCCTATCTCACCGGCAGCGCCATCTTCGCGTCCTATCTGCAGATCAACCATGTGCCGGGTGCGGGCGAGCTCTTCGTGATCTGCGGCGCGCTGGTCGGCGCCGGCCTCGGCTTCCTATGGTTCAACGCGCCGCCGGCGCAGATCTTCATGGGCGATACCGGCTCGCTGGCGCTGGGCGGCCTGCTCGGGACCATCGCGGTGGTGACCAAGCACGAGATCGTGCTTGCCATCGTAGGAGGCCTGTTCGTGCTCGAGGCGCTCTCGGTGATCGTGCAGGTGATCTCCTTCAAAATGACCGGCAAGCGGGTCTTCCGCATGGCGCCGATCCATCATCATTTCGAGCAGCTCGGCTGGACCGAGCCGCAAATCGTGATCCGCTTCTGGATCGTGTCCGTGGTGCTCGCCCTCGTCGGGCTTGCGACCTTGAAGCTGCGGTGAGGCATGACGCCCGTCACCTGCATGCGGGGCAAAAGGCTGGCGCTGTTCGGGCTCGGCGGCTCGGGGCTCGCGACCGCGCGCGCTCTCGCGGCGGGCGGCGCGGTGCCGGTCTGCTGGGACGACGCGCCGGCGAGTGTCGAGGAGGCGCGCCGCGCAGGCCTCGTGGTCGAGGATTTGCGAGAGAGCGATTGGCGGCAATTCGCGGCGCTCGTGCTTGCGCCCGGCGTGCCGCTGACCCATCCGAAGCCCCATTGGACGGTCGAGCTGGCGAAGGCCGCCGGGGTCGAGGTGATCGGCGACATCGAGTTGTTCTGCCGCGAGCGCCGGAGTATCACGCCGGGCTCGCCCTTCATCGCGGTCACCGGCACCAACGGCAAATCGACCACCACGGCGCTGATCGCCCATATCCTGCGCGAGGCCCGCTGCGACGTGCAGATGGGCGGCAATATCGGCACGCCCATCCTGGCGCTCGAGCCGCCCGCGCCGAACCGCTTCCACGTCATCGAATGCTCGTCCTTCCAGATCGATCTTGCGCCCTCGCTCGCGCCGTCGATCGGCGTGCTCCTCAACATCACGCCCGACCATCTCGATCGTCACGGCACGATGGAGAATTACTCCGCCATCAAGGAGCGGCTGGTCGATGCCGCCGACATTGCGGTCGTCGGCATCGACGACGCGAAATGCGTTGCCGTCTTCGACAGATTGCGTCGGCGCATGGGGCACGAATCGCCGATGCCCGTCGGGTGCCTCGTGCATGAGGGCCTGATGTCCGGGCTTGTGGGCTTTGCCTATGCCGACGCGCAGATCCTGGAAATTCACGGCGGTGGCACCGACCCGAAAAGCGCAGCACGAAGCGTTGCGTCGCTGGCCAATATTCCTTCCTTACGCGGCGAGCATAATGCGCAAAATGCCGCCGCGGCATTTGCGGTCGTGTGCTGCGCCGCGTTCAAGGCCGGCATCAGCCTGAGCCATTCGGCTATTGCGGCGAGCATCAAGACCTTCCCGGGCCTGCCGCATCGTATGGAAGAGGTCGGCCGCTCGGGCTCCGTGATCTTCATCAACGATTCCAAGGCGACCAACGCCGATTCGACCGAGAAGGCGCTTCTCTCCTTCGAGAACGGCATCTTCTGGATTCTCGGCGGCAAGTCGAAGGAAGGCGGCATCGAGCCGTTGCGGCCGCTCTTGGGGCGCGTCGAGAAGGCTTATCTGATCGGCGCCGCGAGCGAGGAATTCGCCGCGACGCTCGCCGCCGCGAAGGTTGCGCATGAACGCTGCGGCACGCTCGAGATGGCGCTGCCGCAGGCCGCGCGCGACGCGGCGGCGTCCGGGGCCGAGGAGCCCGTGGTGCTGCTCTCGCCGGCCTGCGCCTCCTATGACCAGTTCAAGAATTTCGAGGAGCGCGGCGATCGCTTCCGCGACCTCGTGCATGCCCTGATCAGCCAGGCGCAAGCAGCCGGGCGCATATCCCCGGCACTGCGGGAGCGGACAGGCGGCGCAGCACGATGAAAGAGCTCAACCCCAACCCTGCCAACACGCGGCGCCAGGAGCCCTGAGAGGAGCCCTGAGACATGGCCTCACGCATCGAAAAGGGCACGCTCACCGATTGGTGGTGGACGATCGACCGCTGGCTCATCTCGGGCTTCGGCATCCTGTTCGTCGCCGGCATCGTCATCGACATGGCGGCGAGCCCGCCGGTCGCGGCCCGGCTCGGCCTGCCGACCTTCCACTTCGTCAACCGCCAGATCGGCTATCTGGCAGCCACCATCCTGGTCGCCTTCTTCGTCTCGCTCGCCTCGCCGCGCGCCGTGCGCCGCACCGCGCTGGTGCTCTATCTGGTCTCCATGGCGCTTGTCTGCGCCACCCTCGTCTACGGAGCCGAGGTCAAGGGCGCGCGGCGCTGGATCAACGTCGCCGGCATCGGCATCCAGCCTTCTGAGTTTGCTAAGCCCGCCTTCGTCATCCTGGCGGCCTGGCTGTTCTCGGAGGCGGCCCAGCGCAAGGGCATGCCGGCCGCGATCCTCGGCCTCGCGCTCTTGCCGGCCACTCTCGTGCCGCTGGTGCTGCAGCCCGATATCGGCCAAACGATGCTCGTCTCGATCGTCTGGGCGACGCTGTTCTTCATCGCTGGATTGCACATCTTCTGGGTCGCCGGGCTCGGTGGGCTCGGGGCCGGCGGCGTCATGCTCGCCTATGTGTTCGTGCCGCATGTGACGGCGCGCATCGACCGCTTCCTGAACAAGGGATCGGGTGACACGTTCCAGGTCGACACCGCCATGGAGAGCTTCACCTCCGGCGGCTGGTTCGGGCGCGGCCCGGGCGAAGGCGTGGTCAAGCGCATCCTGCCCGACGCCCATGCGGATTTCCCCTTCGCGGTGACGGGGGAGGAGTTCGGCATCATCGCCTGCGTCGCGCTCGCGCTGTTGTTCATGCTCATCGTCATGCGCGCCCTCTACACGGCGCGGCGCAGCGAGGATCCGTTCTGTCGCCTCGCCTGCGCCGGGCTGATCACCCTGTTCGGCGTGCAATCGGTGATCAACATGGCGGTCAATGTGCAGCTCATCCCGGCCAAGGGCATGACCTTGCCCTTCATCTCCTATGGCGGCTCGTCCTTGATCTCGCTCGGCGTGGCGCTCGGCTTCTTGATCGCCGTGACGCGCCGCCGGCCGCGCGCCGAGATGTCGGCCCTGTGGAAAGAAACGCAGCCTCTGGCTGTTCCTCAAGCCGCTTGATCGCATGGTTGGATCTGCCTTGGCCGAGCCTCGATTGATCCTGCTCGCGGCGGGCGGCACGGGCGGCCATCTGTTCCCGGCCGAGGCGCTGTCGCATGCGCTGCAGCGCCGCGGCTGCGTGGTCGAGCTCGTGACGGACACGCGCGTCGACAGCCTCACCAAGGCGTTTCCGGCGCGGAAGGTGCATGCCTTGCCGGCGGCGACCCCTTCCGGCAAAGGCGGCCTCGGCAAGGGGCTCGCTCTCGCCACGCTCGGCCTCGGCACCGTCAAGGCGCTCGCTCTGTTGCGGCGCGCATCGCCTGCCGCCGTCGTCGGCTTCGGCGGCTATCCGACCGTTCCGCCTTTGGTCGCGGCCACGATGCGGCGGGTCCCGAGCCTGTTGCACGAGCAGAACGCCGTGCTCGGACGCGCCAACCGCTTCCTGGCGGGGCGTGTCGACGTCATCGCCACCGGCTTCGCGACGGTCGGCGGCGTCGGCGCCGCCCTGCAGGCGAAGACGCGCCATGTCGGCAATCCGGTGCGCCCGAGCGTGATCGAAGCAGCCAAGACCGCCTATGATCCGCCGCGCGACGGTGGTGTGCTGCGCCTCCTCGTTTTCGGCGGCAGCCAGGGCGCGCGCATCATGTCGGATATCGTGCCCGATGCCATCGCCAGGCTGTCGCTGCCCGAGCGCGCCCGGCTGCAGGTGGTGCAGCAGGCGCGTCAGGAGGATTTCGCGCGGGTGCGCGCCGCCTATGCGGAAGCTGGGGTCGCCGCCGATATCGCGCCTTTCTTCCGCGACCTGCCTTTCCACATGGCGCAGAGCCAGCTGGTGATCGGGCGCGCCGGCGCCTCGACGGTTGCGGAAATCTCCGTCATCGGGCGCCCGTCGATCCTGGTGCCGCTGCCGGGCTCGCTCGACCAGGACCAGGCCGCCAATGCCGCGTCGCTCGCGACGATCGGGGCCGCGATAGCGCTGAAGCAGCCGGAATTCTCACCCGACAGGCTCGCCGAAACCCTCTCGCAGATGCTATCAGCGCCCGCCCGCCTCGCCGATATGGCCGCCAAGGCGCGTGAGGCCGGCATCCCCGATGCGGCCGAGCGCCTTGCCGATCTCGTCTGCGAAACGGCGCGCCTGCCCGCTTTGCCGGAACGCTAGCACCATCGTCGAGCTTGAGCCGATCCGGCGCTCGCCCAAGATTCGAGGCCTGAGCGATCGACCCTCGACATGATAGAGAACAGTCCATGAAGCTACCCAACGAGCTCGGCCCCATCCACTTCATCGGCATCGGCGGCATCGGCATGTCCGGCATCGCCGAGGTGCTGGCCAATCTGAACTACCAGGTGCAAGGCTCGGATGCCGCCGACAGCGCCAATGTGAAACGCCTGCGCGACAAGGGTATCGCCGTGCATGTCGGCCATCGGGCGGACAATCTCGGCGAGGCCGCCGTGGTGGTCGTCTCGACGGCGATCAAGCGCGACAATCCCGAGCTCGCCGCGGCGCGCGAGAAGCGCCTGCCGGTGGTGCGGCGCGCCGAGATGCTGGCCGAGCTGATGCGCTTCAAGACCTGCGTCGCCGTCGCCGGCACGCATGGCAAGACCACCACCACCTCGCTGGTTGCGGCTTTGCTGGACGCCGGCGGCCTCGACCCGACGGTGATCAATGGCGGCATCATCAATGCCTATGGCACCAATGCCCGCATGGGCGCGGGCGAGTTCATGGTGGTCGAGGCCGATGAATCGGACGGCACCTTCCTCAAGCTGCCGGCCGACATCGCGATCGTCACCAATATCGATCCCGAGCATCTCGATCATTTCCACACCTATGACGCCATCAAGGAAGCCTTCCGCTCCTTCGTCGAGAACGTGCCTTTCTACGGCTTCGCCGTGATGTGTCTCGATCATCCGGCCGTGCAGGACCTGGTCGGGCGCATCACCGACCGGCGGGTCATCACTTATGGGGAGAATCCGCAGGCCGATGTCCGCTTGCGCGGCGTCTCCTACAAGGACGGCAAGACGCTTTTCCGCGTCGTGATCCGCGATCGCAAGACCAGGCAGAAGCTGCGCATCGACGATCTCGTGATGCCGATGCCGGGCCATCACAATGCGCTCAACGCCTGCGCGGCGATCGCGGTCGCCCATGAATTGAAGATC from Rhizobiales bacterium GAS188 includes:
- a CDS encoding UDP-N-acetylmuramoylalanine--D-glutamate ligase, producing MTPVTCMRGKRLALFGLGGSGLATARALAAGGAVPVCWDDAPASVEEARRAGLVVEDLRESDWRQFAALVLAPGVPLTHPKPHWTVELAKAAGVEVIGDIELFCRERRSITPGSPFIAVTGTNGKSTTTALIAHILREARCDVQMGGNIGTPILALEPPAPNRFHVIECSSFQIDLAPSLAPSIGVLLNITPDHLDRHGTMENYSAIKERLVDAADIAVVGIDDAKCVAVFDRLRRRMGHESPMPVGCLVHEGLMSGLVGFAYADAQILEIHGGGTDPKSAARSVASLANIPSLRGEHNAQNAAAAFAVVCCAAFKAGISLSHSAIAASIKTFPGLPHRMEEVGRSGSVIFINDSKATNADSTEKALLSFENGIFWILGGKSKEGGIEPLRPLLGRVEKAYLIGAASEEFAATLAAAKVAHERCGTLEMALPQAARDAAASGAEEPVVLLSPACASYDQFKNFEERGDRFRDLVHALISQAQAAGRISPALRERTGGAAR
- a CDS encoding cell division protein FtsW; protein product: MASRIEKGTLTDWWWTIDRWLISGFGILFVAGIVIDMAASPPVAARLGLPTFHFVNRQIGYLAATILVAFFVSLASPRAVRRTALVLYLVSMALVCATLVYGAEVKGARRWINVAGIGIQPSEFAKPAFVILAAWLFSEAAQRKGMPAAILGLALLPATLVPLVLQPDIGQTMLVSIVWATLFFIAGLHIFWVAGLGGLGAGGVMLAYVFVPHVTARIDRFLNKGSGDTFQVDTAMESFTSGGWFGRGPGEGVVKRILPDAHADFPFAVTGEEFGIIACVALALLFMLIVMRALYTARRSEDPFCRLACAGLITLFGVQSVINMAVNVQLIPAKGMTLPFISYGGSSLISLGVALGFLIAVTRRRPRAEMSALWKETQPLAVPQAA
- a CDS encoding UDP-N-acetylglucosamine-N-acetylmuramylpentapeptide N-acetylglucosamine transferase, encoding MVGSALAEPRLILLAAGGTGGHLFPAEALSHALQRRGCVVELVTDTRVDSLTKAFPARKVHALPAATPSGKGGLGKGLALATLGLGTVKALALLRRASPAAVVGFGGYPTVPPLVAATMRRVPSLLHEQNAVLGRANRFLAGRVDVIATGFATVGGVGAALQAKTRHVGNPVRPSVIEAAKTAYDPPRDGGVLRLLVFGGSQGARIMSDIVPDAIARLSLPERARLQVVQQARQEDFARVRAAYAEAGVAADIAPFFRDLPFHMAQSQLVIGRAGASTVAEISVIGRPSILVPLPGSLDQDQAANAASLATIGAAIALKQPEFSPDRLAETLSQMLSAPARLADMAAKAREAGIPDAAERLADLVCETARLPALPER
- a CDS encoding UDP-N-acetylmuramate--L-alanine ligase, translated to MKLPNELGPIHFIGIGGIGMSGIAEVLANLNYQVQGSDAADSANVKRLRDKGIAVHVGHRADNLGEAAVVVVSTAIKRDNPELAAAREKRLPVVRRAEMLAELMRFKTCVAVAGTHGKTTTTSLVAALLDAGGLDPTVINGGIINAYGTNARMGAGEFMVVEADESDGTFLKLPADIAIVTNIDPEHLDHFHTYDAIKEAFRSFVENVPFYGFAVMCLDHPAVQDLVGRITDRRVITYGENPQADVRLRGVSYKDGKTLFRVVIRDRKTRQKLRIDDLVMPMPGHHNALNACAAIAVAHELKIAPDMIREALSRFGGVKRRFTRTGEWNGVTIIDDYGHHPVEIAAVLRAARGAAQGGVIAVIQPHRYTRLDKLMGEFATCVNDADTVLVAPVYAAGEEPIPGVDHHALVAQMKARGHRQVQAIEGAAEIAPLLRKIAEPGDYVVCLGAGNITHWAYALPEELARQPG